From Nicotiana tabacum cultivar K326 chromosome 15, ASM71507v2, whole genome shotgun sequence, the proteins below share one genomic window:
- the LOC107766842 gene encoding uncharacterized protein LOC107766842 isoform X1 yields MDLNALPHPEDDEEIFGQQLEDEPEEFIVKHSHEHADYVASAVEISRREREERIQRLKRHRPDDRPTYPSQPRMRDEIYLTKTQKPSSRLPPGWLDCPAFGREIGRIIPSKVPLDETFNDCVLPGKRYSLRQVLHQQKVLGRKLGMVIDLTNTTRYYSSSEWRKEDIKHVKIPCKGRDAVPDNESCHLFVYEVSQFLVRQKDVKKYILVHCTHGFNRTGFMIIHFLMRTLPISVTQAIKIFADARPPGIYKPDYIDALYAFYHEEKPEMVVCPVTPEWKRSSDLDLNGDAMPDIDDDGGPALPLPDNRETQISLSNDDILGDAVPQDQQDDLRQFCYQALKMTPRGRGTHFPGSHPVSLNRDNLQLLRQRYYYATWKADGTRYMMLITMGGCFLIDRHFNFRRVQMRFPCTHTDEGVAKRVHHFTLLDGEMVIDTLPGTQKQERRYLIYDMMALNGVSIVEQPFCERWRMIDKEVIGPRNHERQHICQSGNPYYRYECEPFRMRRKNFWLLSTVRKVLKELIPELSHEADGLIFQGWLDPYVPLTHHGLLKWKYPEMNSVDFLFEVVDGRELLYLHERGKKKLMEGNRVVFPDSSDPSDYLGKIIECSWDSNNQEWVWMRTRIDKGTPNDYNTYRKVLRSITDNITEEVLLNEISEIILLPIYVEGIQNDSKAHHHSGLVRRR; encoded by the exons ATGGATCTGAATGCCTTGCCTCATCCAGAGGATGACGAAGAGATTTTTGGACAACAATTAGAAGATGAACCAGAAGAATTCATTGTGAAACATAGCCATGAACATGCAGATTATGTTGCGAGTGCCGTGGAGATTTCACGCCGG GAGCGGGAGGAAAGGATTCAAAGACTTAAAAGACATCGTCCAGATGATAGGCCAACATATCCATCTCAGCCACGAATGCGTGATGAGATTTATCTGACAAAGACACAGAAGCCTAGCAGCAGACTTCCTCCAG GTTGGTTGGATTGTCCTGCATTTGGGCGGGAGATAGGTCGCATTATTCCTTCAAAGGTTCCTCTCGATGAAACTTTCAACGACTGTGTTCTTCCTGGCAAAAGATACTCGTTGAGGCAAGTCCTCCACCAACAGAaagttttgggaagaaag CTTGGTATGGTGATTGATCTCACAAATACAACGCGATACTATTCATCGTCAGAATGGAGGAAAGAAGACATCAAACATGTAAAG ATTCCATGCAAAGGCCGTGATGCTGTACCTGACAATGAGTCTTGCCATTTATTTGTCTATGAG GTTTCACAATTCCTTGTCCGTCAGAAAGATGTGAAGAAGTATATTCTTGTGCATTGCACACATGGGTTTAATCGCACTGGGTTCATGATTATTCATTTTCTTATGCGTACGCTGCCGATATCTGTCACTCAG GCAATCAAAATTTTTGCTGATGCTCGCCCTCCTGGGATCTATAAGCCAGACTATATTGATGCTTTATATGCCTTTTATCATGAGGAAAAACCTGAAATGGTTGTTTGCCCTGTAACACCTGAGTGGAAAAGGTCTTCTGATCTTGATTTGAATGGCGATGCTATGCCGGATATCGATGATGATGGAGGTCCTGCGCTTCCGTTGCCT GATAATCGCGAAACACAAATATCATTGTCAAATGACGACATCCTGGGTGATGCAGTCCCACAAGATCAGCAAGATGATTTGCGACAGTTCTGTTATCAAGCACTGAAAATGACCCCAAGG GGCAGAGGCACACATTTTCCTGGCTCACATCCAGTCTCTCTTAACAG GGACAACTTGCAATTATTAAGGCAGCGCTACTACTATGCTACATGGAAGGCTGATGGGACACGGTATATGATGCTGATCACGATGGGTGGTTGTTTCTTAATTGATAGACATTTCAACTTCCGAAGGGTTCAAATGAGATTTCCGTGCACACACACTGATGAA GGTGTAGCCAAAAGGGTCCACCACTTCACTTTACTTGACGGAGAGATGGTAATTGATACTTTGCCTGGCACACAGAAGCAAGAAAGGAGATACCTAATTTATGATATGATGGCCCTCAACGGTGTGTCTATCGTAGAG CAACCCTTTTGTGAACGCTGGAGAATGATTGACAAAGAAGTGATCGGGCCAAGGAATCATGAACGCCAACATATATGCCAGAGTGGAAACCCTTACTATAGATATGAGTGTGAGCCTTTCAGG ATGAGGAGGAAGAATTTTTGGCTGCTCTCTACTGTCAGAAAAGTTCTCAAAGAACTTATTCCAGAGCTTTCACATGAAGCAGATGGTCTTATTTTTCAG ggTTGGCTAGATCCTTATGTTCCTCTCACGCATCATGGTCTGTTGAAGTGGAAATACCCCGAGATGAACTCGGTTGACTTCCTGTTTGAG GTGGTTGACGGTCGTGAATTGCTTTATCTACATGAACGAGGGAAGAAGAAACTGATGGAAGGGAATAGAGTCGTTTTCCCAG ATAGTTCTGACCCGTCAGATTACTTGGGTAAAATAATAGAGTGTTCTTGGGATTCCAATAACCAAGAATGGGTGTGGATGAGGACCAGAATTGATAAAGGAACTCCAAATGATTACAACACGTACAGGAAG GTTTTGAGAAGTATTACTGACAACATCACTGAAGAAGTGTTGTTGAATGAGATCTCTGAGATCATTCTACTGCCAATTTATGTGGAAGGGATACAGAATGATAGCAAAGCTCACCATCACTCTGGCTTAGTACGACGCAGATGA
- the LOC107766842 gene encoding uncharacterized protein LOC107766842 isoform X2 has product MDLNALPHPEDDEEIFGQQLEDEPEEFIVKHSHEHADYVASAVEISRREREERIQRLKRHRPDDRPTYPSQPRMRDEIYLTKTQKPSSRLPPGWLDCPAFGREIGRIIPSKVPLDETFNDCVLPGKRYSLRQVLHQQKVLGRKLGMVIDLTNTTRYYSSSEWRKEDIKHVKIPCKGRDAVPDNESCHLFVYEVSQFLVRQKDVKKYILVHCTHGFNRTGFMIIHFLMRTLPISVTQAIKIFADARPPGIYKPDYIDALYAFYHEEKPEMVVCPVTPEWKRSSDLDLNGDAMPDIDDDGGPALPLPDNRETQISLSNDDILGDAVPQDQQDDLRQFCYQALKMTPRGRGTHFPGSHPVSLNRDNLQLLRQRYYYATWKADGTRYMMLITMGGCFLIDRHFNFRRVQMRFPCTHTDEQPFCERWRMIDKEVIGPRNHERQHICQSGNPYYRYECEPFRMRRKNFWLLSTVRKVLKELIPELSHEADGLIFQGWLDPYVPLTHHGLLKWKYPEMNSVDFLFEVVDGRELLYLHERGKKKLMEGNRVVFPDSSDPSDYLGKIIECSWDSNNQEWVWMRTRIDKGTPNDYNTYRKVLRSITDNITEEVLLNEISEIILLPIYVEGIQNDSKAHHHSGLVRRR; this is encoded by the exons ATGGATCTGAATGCCTTGCCTCATCCAGAGGATGACGAAGAGATTTTTGGACAACAATTAGAAGATGAACCAGAAGAATTCATTGTGAAACATAGCCATGAACATGCAGATTATGTTGCGAGTGCCGTGGAGATTTCACGCCGG GAGCGGGAGGAAAGGATTCAAAGACTTAAAAGACATCGTCCAGATGATAGGCCAACATATCCATCTCAGCCACGAATGCGTGATGAGATTTATCTGACAAAGACACAGAAGCCTAGCAGCAGACTTCCTCCAG GTTGGTTGGATTGTCCTGCATTTGGGCGGGAGATAGGTCGCATTATTCCTTCAAAGGTTCCTCTCGATGAAACTTTCAACGACTGTGTTCTTCCTGGCAAAAGATACTCGTTGAGGCAAGTCCTCCACCAACAGAaagttttgggaagaaag CTTGGTATGGTGATTGATCTCACAAATACAACGCGATACTATTCATCGTCAGAATGGAGGAAAGAAGACATCAAACATGTAAAG ATTCCATGCAAAGGCCGTGATGCTGTACCTGACAATGAGTCTTGCCATTTATTTGTCTATGAG GTTTCACAATTCCTTGTCCGTCAGAAAGATGTGAAGAAGTATATTCTTGTGCATTGCACACATGGGTTTAATCGCACTGGGTTCATGATTATTCATTTTCTTATGCGTACGCTGCCGATATCTGTCACTCAG GCAATCAAAATTTTTGCTGATGCTCGCCCTCCTGGGATCTATAAGCCAGACTATATTGATGCTTTATATGCCTTTTATCATGAGGAAAAACCTGAAATGGTTGTTTGCCCTGTAACACCTGAGTGGAAAAGGTCTTCTGATCTTGATTTGAATGGCGATGCTATGCCGGATATCGATGATGATGGAGGTCCTGCGCTTCCGTTGCCT GATAATCGCGAAACACAAATATCATTGTCAAATGACGACATCCTGGGTGATGCAGTCCCACAAGATCAGCAAGATGATTTGCGACAGTTCTGTTATCAAGCACTGAAAATGACCCCAAGG GGCAGAGGCACACATTTTCCTGGCTCACATCCAGTCTCTCTTAACAG GGACAACTTGCAATTATTAAGGCAGCGCTACTACTATGCTACATGGAAGGCTGATGGGACACGGTATATGATGCTGATCACGATGGGTGGTTGTTTCTTAATTGATAGACATTTCAACTTCCGAAGGGTTCAAATGAGATTTCCGTGCACACACACTGATGAA CAACCCTTTTGTGAACGCTGGAGAATGATTGACAAAGAAGTGATCGGGCCAAGGAATCATGAACGCCAACATATATGCCAGAGTGGAAACCCTTACTATAGATATGAGTGTGAGCCTTTCAGG ATGAGGAGGAAGAATTTTTGGCTGCTCTCTACTGTCAGAAAAGTTCTCAAAGAACTTATTCCAGAGCTTTCACATGAAGCAGATGGTCTTATTTTTCAG ggTTGGCTAGATCCTTATGTTCCTCTCACGCATCATGGTCTGTTGAAGTGGAAATACCCCGAGATGAACTCGGTTGACTTCCTGTTTGAG GTGGTTGACGGTCGTGAATTGCTTTATCTACATGAACGAGGGAAGAAGAAACTGATGGAAGGGAATAGAGTCGTTTTCCCAG ATAGTTCTGACCCGTCAGATTACTTGGGTAAAATAATAGAGTGTTCTTGGGATTCCAATAACCAAGAATGGGTGTGGATGAGGACCAGAATTGATAAAGGAACTCCAAATGATTACAACACGTACAGGAAG GTTTTGAGAAGTATTACTGACAACATCACTGAAGAAGTGTTGTTGAATGAGATCTCTGAGATCATTCTACTGCCAATTTATGTGGAAGGGATACAGAATGATAGCAAAGCTCACCATCACTCTGGCTTAGTACGACGCAGATGA
- the LOC107766842 gene encoding uncharacterized protein LOC107766842 isoform X4: MRDEIYLTKTQKPSSRLPPGWLDCPAFGREIGRIIPSKVPLDETFNDCVLPGKRYSLRQVLHQQKVLGRKLGMVIDLTNTTRYYSSSEWRKEDIKHVKIPCKGRDAVPDNESCHLFVYEVSQFLVRQKDVKKYILVHCTHGFNRTGFMIIHFLMRTLPISVTQAIKIFADARPPGIYKPDYIDALYAFYHEEKPEMVVCPVTPEWKRSSDLDLNGDAMPDIDDDGGPALPLPDNRETQISLSNDDILGDAVPQDQQDDLRQFCYQALKMTPRGRGTHFPGSHPVSLNRDNLQLLRQRYYYATWKADGTRYMMLITMGGCFLIDRHFNFRRVQMRFPCTHTDEGVAKRVHHFTLLDGEMVIDTLPGTQKQERRYLIYDMMALNGVSIVEQPFCERWRMIDKEVIGPRNHERQHICQSGNPYYRYECEPFRMRRKNFWLLSTVRKVLKELIPELSHEADGLIFQGWLDPYVPLTHHGLLKWKYPEMNSVDFLFEVVDGRELLYLHERGKKKLMEGNRVVFPDSSDPSDYLGKIIECSWDSNNQEWVWMRTRIDKGTPNDYNTYRKVLRSITDNITEEVLLNEISEIILLPIYVEGIQNDSKAHHHSGLVRRR; the protein is encoded by the exons ATGCGTGATGAGATTTATCTGACAAAGACACAGAAGCCTAGCAGCAGACTTCCTCCAG GTTGGTTGGATTGTCCTGCATTTGGGCGGGAGATAGGTCGCATTATTCCTTCAAAGGTTCCTCTCGATGAAACTTTCAACGACTGTGTTCTTCCTGGCAAAAGATACTCGTTGAGGCAAGTCCTCCACCAACAGAaagttttgggaagaaag CTTGGTATGGTGATTGATCTCACAAATACAACGCGATACTATTCATCGTCAGAATGGAGGAAAGAAGACATCAAACATGTAAAG ATTCCATGCAAAGGCCGTGATGCTGTACCTGACAATGAGTCTTGCCATTTATTTGTCTATGAG GTTTCACAATTCCTTGTCCGTCAGAAAGATGTGAAGAAGTATATTCTTGTGCATTGCACACATGGGTTTAATCGCACTGGGTTCATGATTATTCATTTTCTTATGCGTACGCTGCCGATATCTGTCACTCAG GCAATCAAAATTTTTGCTGATGCTCGCCCTCCTGGGATCTATAAGCCAGACTATATTGATGCTTTATATGCCTTTTATCATGAGGAAAAACCTGAAATGGTTGTTTGCCCTGTAACACCTGAGTGGAAAAGGTCTTCTGATCTTGATTTGAATGGCGATGCTATGCCGGATATCGATGATGATGGAGGTCCTGCGCTTCCGTTGCCT GATAATCGCGAAACACAAATATCATTGTCAAATGACGACATCCTGGGTGATGCAGTCCCACAAGATCAGCAAGATGATTTGCGACAGTTCTGTTATCAAGCACTGAAAATGACCCCAAGG GGCAGAGGCACACATTTTCCTGGCTCACATCCAGTCTCTCTTAACAG GGACAACTTGCAATTATTAAGGCAGCGCTACTACTATGCTACATGGAAGGCTGATGGGACACGGTATATGATGCTGATCACGATGGGTGGTTGTTTCTTAATTGATAGACATTTCAACTTCCGAAGGGTTCAAATGAGATTTCCGTGCACACACACTGATGAA GGTGTAGCCAAAAGGGTCCACCACTTCACTTTACTTGACGGAGAGATGGTAATTGATACTTTGCCTGGCACACAGAAGCAAGAAAGGAGATACCTAATTTATGATATGATGGCCCTCAACGGTGTGTCTATCGTAGAG CAACCCTTTTGTGAACGCTGGAGAATGATTGACAAAGAAGTGATCGGGCCAAGGAATCATGAACGCCAACATATATGCCAGAGTGGAAACCCTTACTATAGATATGAGTGTGAGCCTTTCAGG ATGAGGAGGAAGAATTTTTGGCTGCTCTCTACTGTCAGAAAAGTTCTCAAAGAACTTATTCCAGAGCTTTCACATGAAGCAGATGGTCTTATTTTTCAG ggTTGGCTAGATCCTTATGTTCCTCTCACGCATCATGGTCTGTTGAAGTGGAAATACCCCGAGATGAACTCGGTTGACTTCCTGTTTGAG GTGGTTGACGGTCGTGAATTGCTTTATCTACATGAACGAGGGAAGAAGAAACTGATGGAAGGGAATAGAGTCGTTTTCCCAG ATAGTTCTGACCCGTCAGATTACTTGGGTAAAATAATAGAGTGTTCTTGGGATTCCAATAACCAAGAATGGGTGTGGATGAGGACCAGAATTGATAAAGGAACTCCAAATGATTACAACACGTACAGGAAG GTTTTGAGAAGTATTACTGACAACATCACTGAAGAAGTGTTGTTGAATGAGATCTCTGAGATCATTCTACTGCCAATTTATGTGGAAGGGATACAGAATGATAGCAAAGCTCACCATCACTCTGGCTTAGTACGACGCAGATGA
- the LOC107766842 gene encoding uncharacterized protein LOC107766842 isoform X3 — protein sequence MDLNALPHPEDDEEIFGQQLEDEPEEFIVKHSHEHADYVASAVEISRREREERIQRLKRHRPDDRPTYPSQPRMRDEIYLTKTQKPSSRLPPGWLDCPAFGREIGRIIPSKVPLDETFNDCVLPGKRYSLRQVLHQQKVLGRKLGMVIDLTNTTRYYSSSEWRKEDIKHVKIPCKGRDAVPDNESCHLFVYEVSQFLVRQKDVKKYILVHCTHGFNRTGFMIIHFLMRTLPISVTQDNRETQISLSNDDILGDAVPQDQQDDLRQFCYQALKMTPRGRGTHFPGSHPVSLNRDNLQLLRQRYYYATWKADGTRYMMLITMGGCFLIDRHFNFRRVQMRFPCTHTDEGVAKRVHHFTLLDGEMVIDTLPGTQKQERRYLIYDMMALNGVSIVEQPFCERWRMIDKEVIGPRNHERQHICQSGNPYYRYECEPFRMRRKNFWLLSTVRKVLKELIPELSHEADGLIFQGWLDPYVPLTHHGLLKWKYPEMNSVDFLFEVVDGRELLYLHERGKKKLMEGNRVVFPDSSDPSDYLGKIIECSWDSNNQEWVWMRTRIDKGTPNDYNTYRKVLRSITDNITEEVLLNEISEIILLPIYVEGIQNDSKAHHHSGLVRRR from the exons ATGGATCTGAATGCCTTGCCTCATCCAGAGGATGACGAAGAGATTTTTGGACAACAATTAGAAGATGAACCAGAAGAATTCATTGTGAAACATAGCCATGAACATGCAGATTATGTTGCGAGTGCCGTGGAGATTTCACGCCGG GAGCGGGAGGAAAGGATTCAAAGACTTAAAAGACATCGTCCAGATGATAGGCCAACATATCCATCTCAGCCACGAATGCGTGATGAGATTTATCTGACAAAGACACAGAAGCCTAGCAGCAGACTTCCTCCAG GTTGGTTGGATTGTCCTGCATTTGGGCGGGAGATAGGTCGCATTATTCCTTCAAAGGTTCCTCTCGATGAAACTTTCAACGACTGTGTTCTTCCTGGCAAAAGATACTCGTTGAGGCAAGTCCTCCACCAACAGAaagttttgggaagaaag CTTGGTATGGTGATTGATCTCACAAATACAACGCGATACTATTCATCGTCAGAATGGAGGAAAGAAGACATCAAACATGTAAAG ATTCCATGCAAAGGCCGTGATGCTGTACCTGACAATGAGTCTTGCCATTTATTTGTCTATGAG GTTTCACAATTCCTTGTCCGTCAGAAAGATGTGAAGAAGTATATTCTTGTGCATTGCACACATGGGTTTAATCGCACTGGGTTCATGATTATTCATTTTCTTATGCGTACGCTGCCGATATCTGTCACTCAG GATAATCGCGAAACACAAATATCATTGTCAAATGACGACATCCTGGGTGATGCAGTCCCACAAGATCAGCAAGATGATTTGCGACAGTTCTGTTATCAAGCACTGAAAATGACCCCAAGG GGCAGAGGCACACATTTTCCTGGCTCACATCCAGTCTCTCTTAACAG GGACAACTTGCAATTATTAAGGCAGCGCTACTACTATGCTACATGGAAGGCTGATGGGACACGGTATATGATGCTGATCACGATGGGTGGTTGTTTCTTAATTGATAGACATTTCAACTTCCGAAGGGTTCAAATGAGATTTCCGTGCACACACACTGATGAA GGTGTAGCCAAAAGGGTCCACCACTTCACTTTACTTGACGGAGAGATGGTAATTGATACTTTGCCTGGCACACAGAAGCAAGAAAGGAGATACCTAATTTATGATATGATGGCCCTCAACGGTGTGTCTATCGTAGAG CAACCCTTTTGTGAACGCTGGAGAATGATTGACAAAGAAGTGATCGGGCCAAGGAATCATGAACGCCAACATATATGCCAGAGTGGAAACCCTTACTATAGATATGAGTGTGAGCCTTTCAGG ATGAGGAGGAAGAATTTTTGGCTGCTCTCTACTGTCAGAAAAGTTCTCAAAGAACTTATTCCAGAGCTTTCACATGAAGCAGATGGTCTTATTTTTCAG ggTTGGCTAGATCCTTATGTTCCTCTCACGCATCATGGTCTGTTGAAGTGGAAATACCCCGAGATGAACTCGGTTGACTTCCTGTTTGAG GTGGTTGACGGTCGTGAATTGCTTTATCTACATGAACGAGGGAAGAAGAAACTGATGGAAGGGAATAGAGTCGTTTTCCCAG ATAGTTCTGACCCGTCAGATTACTTGGGTAAAATAATAGAGTGTTCTTGGGATTCCAATAACCAAGAATGGGTGTGGATGAGGACCAGAATTGATAAAGGAACTCCAAATGATTACAACACGTACAGGAAG GTTTTGAGAAGTATTACTGACAACATCACTGAAGAAGTGTTGTTGAATGAGATCTCTGAGATCATTCTACTGCCAATTTATGTGGAAGGGATACAGAATGATAGCAAAGCTCACCATCACTCTGGCTTAGTACGACGCAGATGA
- the LOC107766842 gene encoding mRNA-capping enzyme subunit alpha isoform X5 codes for MDLNALPHPEDDEEIFGQQLEDEPEEFIVKHSHEHADYVASAVEISRREREERIQRLKRHRPDDRPTYPSQPRMRDEIYLTKTQKPSSRLPPGWLDCPAFGREIGRIIPSKVPLDETFNDCVLPGKRYSLRQVLHQQKVLGRKLGMVIDLTNTTRYYSSSEWRKEDIKHVKIPCKGRDAVPDNESCHLFVYEDNRETQISLSNDDILGDAVPQDQQDDLRQFCYQALKMTPRGRGTHFPGSHPVSLNRDNLQLLRQRYYYATWKADGTRYMMLITMGGCFLIDRHFNFRRVQMRFPCTHTDEGVAKRVHHFTLLDGEMVIDTLPGTQKQERRYLIYDMMALNGVSIVEQPFCERWRMIDKEVIGPRNHERQHICQSGNPYYRYECEPFRMRRKNFWLLSTVRKVLKELIPELSHEADGLIFQGWLDPYVPLTHHGLLKWKYPEMNSVDFLFEVVDGRELLYLHERGKKKLMEGNRVVFPDSSDPSDYLGKIIECSWDSNNQEWVWMRTRIDKGTPNDYNTYRKVLRSITDNITEEVLLNEISEIILLPIYVEGIQNDSKAHHHSGLVRRR; via the exons ATGGATCTGAATGCCTTGCCTCATCCAGAGGATGACGAAGAGATTTTTGGACAACAATTAGAAGATGAACCAGAAGAATTCATTGTGAAACATAGCCATGAACATGCAGATTATGTTGCGAGTGCCGTGGAGATTTCACGCCGG GAGCGGGAGGAAAGGATTCAAAGACTTAAAAGACATCGTCCAGATGATAGGCCAACATATCCATCTCAGCCACGAATGCGTGATGAGATTTATCTGACAAAGACACAGAAGCCTAGCAGCAGACTTCCTCCAG GTTGGTTGGATTGTCCTGCATTTGGGCGGGAGATAGGTCGCATTATTCCTTCAAAGGTTCCTCTCGATGAAACTTTCAACGACTGTGTTCTTCCTGGCAAAAGATACTCGTTGAGGCAAGTCCTCCACCAACAGAaagttttgggaagaaag CTTGGTATGGTGATTGATCTCACAAATACAACGCGATACTATTCATCGTCAGAATGGAGGAAAGAAGACATCAAACATGTAAAG ATTCCATGCAAAGGCCGTGATGCTGTACCTGACAATGAGTCTTGCCATTTATTTGTCTATGAG GATAATCGCGAAACACAAATATCATTGTCAAATGACGACATCCTGGGTGATGCAGTCCCACAAGATCAGCAAGATGATTTGCGACAGTTCTGTTATCAAGCACTGAAAATGACCCCAAGG GGCAGAGGCACACATTTTCCTGGCTCACATCCAGTCTCTCTTAACAG GGACAACTTGCAATTATTAAGGCAGCGCTACTACTATGCTACATGGAAGGCTGATGGGACACGGTATATGATGCTGATCACGATGGGTGGTTGTTTCTTAATTGATAGACATTTCAACTTCCGAAGGGTTCAAATGAGATTTCCGTGCACACACACTGATGAA GGTGTAGCCAAAAGGGTCCACCACTTCACTTTACTTGACGGAGAGATGGTAATTGATACTTTGCCTGGCACACAGAAGCAAGAAAGGAGATACCTAATTTATGATATGATGGCCCTCAACGGTGTGTCTATCGTAGAG CAACCCTTTTGTGAACGCTGGAGAATGATTGACAAAGAAGTGATCGGGCCAAGGAATCATGAACGCCAACATATATGCCAGAGTGGAAACCCTTACTATAGATATGAGTGTGAGCCTTTCAGG ATGAGGAGGAAGAATTTTTGGCTGCTCTCTACTGTCAGAAAAGTTCTCAAAGAACTTATTCCAGAGCTTTCACATGAAGCAGATGGTCTTATTTTTCAG ggTTGGCTAGATCCTTATGTTCCTCTCACGCATCATGGTCTGTTGAAGTGGAAATACCCCGAGATGAACTCGGTTGACTTCCTGTTTGAG GTGGTTGACGGTCGTGAATTGCTTTATCTACATGAACGAGGGAAGAAGAAACTGATGGAAGGGAATAGAGTCGTTTTCCCAG ATAGTTCTGACCCGTCAGATTACTTGGGTAAAATAATAGAGTGTTCTTGGGATTCCAATAACCAAGAATGGGTGTGGATGAGGACCAGAATTGATAAAGGAACTCCAAATGATTACAACACGTACAGGAAG GTTTTGAGAAGTATTACTGACAACATCACTGAAGAAGTGTTGTTGAATGAGATCTCTGAGATCATTCTACTGCCAATTTATGTGGAAGGGATACAGAATGATAGCAAAGCTCACCATCACTCTGGCTTAGTACGACGCAGATGA